Within Elizabethkingia sp. JS20170427COW, the genomic segment AAACCAACTCTGGCGTTTGTTTCTTTGTAACCTTTTTCAGACATTGTTGCTACGTTAACCCCAGCTTTAATACCGAAACTTTGTGCATATGTTAATGATCCTATCATTACTGCTGCACCGAAAATTAATTTTTTCATTTGATTTATATATTATATGTATGTTTTTTTAGTTAAAAATATGCTGTTAGTTTAAGCCCTAAAGAAAAATAGTTTATCTTTTCTTTTACAGAATCATCATTAAAACTAGTGTTGAGCTCGTCATCATTTTTAATATCATCGCTAAAGGTATAATGAATCTTAGAATTAGACATATGATAGTCCGCAAAAGCTGTAATCCCTAATTCTGAATTTAACTTATAGGTTAGCGATGCACCATTGGTCCATCTGAAACTTTTTGAAGGCTTGTAATGGGCAACTTCCAATTCGTTATTAGGCAAATCTATCAAACTACTCTGCACCAACACTTTTCCTCCTGCTGGAGATGAATAACCTGCTATGGTTTTTAACATCATCTGCCATTTATCCGAAAAATCGTGTGCAAAATAAGGTCCTATTCCCATATTAATAAACCCTAATGCTTGGGTGTTGATATCTAAGCCTCCTAAAGAAGGATCATCAAAATCTAATCTTTGTGTACTCACAGGGAAACTTGTAAAACTAAAATTAGCTCCTACGCCCCATTTCTTTGTAAAAAAGTAAGCTCCTTCTAAACCAGCTTCAAATCCTGATTCCTTTTTATCATCCAATTCGGATTCCTTCAAAAAGTTAGTAGTAGATAAAGCAGATCCAAATTTCAAAGCTAAAAATGAAGGGTTCTCATTTCCTTCGAATTTAGAAAACAAACCTAAATTATCCCCCTTGTTTTTATAAATTTTATCGATAAAGAAATAACCCAATTCGGTTGACAATATTCCTATACCCGCTCCTGCTAATACATCTGAAATCCAATGTCTATTGTTTAAATTTCGCCCTAACCCCGTAAATGTTGCTACACTATATCCTCCAATACTATAAAGTGGATTAACCACCCCATACTCTTTGTGTAGAAAAGAGGCGTTATTAAAAGCATTAGCTGTATGCCCTGAAGGAAATGAATTATTTTGTGAACCATCTGGCCTTTCTACCTTGGCTGTATATTTAATACCATTTACAATAAGAGCCATAATTGCCGCACTCGCTGCGTAAGATAGGGTTGCTCTTCCTATATTATTTCTACCTTTTACTCCCGATAATTTCAGGCCATATACTGCTACAGCTGGAGCATATTGCATATAATCGTCATATCCTACTTTAAAATTAGGAATATATCGGTTTCTGATTTCCCGAATATGCTTACGCTCCCCCCATGTTGCTGCTGAAGCCGCAAATAAAACAGTGGGAGCTATAGCCATACGTACTCCTTCTTTTTGGAAGAAAGTTTTCTTTACAGGCTGCTCAAACGAACTAGTTGAAAGCGTATCAGCTAACATTATTGAAGGATTAGTCTGCGCTACTCCCCAACTGAAAGGAAAAATTAAAAACAACACCTTTTTCATAATAGAATAGTATATTCAATAATTTATAATATTATATTTTATGTAAAATTAACAGTACAAATTTAAAACAATATTTTTTAGTACATGACAAATAGTTTATATTCACTTTATTTCACGCTTTATTTACCTTAATAAAAGTGGTACATTTTACTACTAGATTCCGACCGAAAAACTTTATTATCACTTTTTTGAAACCTCCTATTTATAAAAGCATTTTATTGGTATATTTGCACCTTAAATCCATATAAAATGTTTTTCTATTTAAAAATTAGCTAATATTTTTCCCTATCTCGAAAAAGAACAAATCGACAATCGAAATCTATATTAAAGATTTCGACAGGGTTTTTATTATCTAAATTTTTATAAAATGAAAAATCAAAATAAGTCATTTATTTGGCTCATTATCTTTTTAGTTGGGTTTCCTCAGATTAGCGAAACCATTTACACACCTTCACTTTCTTTTTTAGCGTCCGCACTTGCGGTAAGCAATAACGAAATCCAGAAAACGTTGAGTATTTATTTCTCTGGATTTGCAATTGGAGTATTTCTGTGGGGAATTCTTTCCGATATTATCGGACGTAAATCTTCAATGATTTCAGGAATTATTTTATACATCATCGGATCTATTCTCTGCTATCAATCATACAGCTTTGATTTTTTGATCTTAGCAAGATTTATTCAAGCTCTTGGTGCATCAGTAGGATCCTGTGTAAACCAAACCATTTTGCGTGATGTTTATACAGACAAAGAACAGATTGGTGTTTTTAGTACTATCTCTGCTGTACTAGCTTTTTCACCAGCAATTGAGCCTTTATTAGGAAGTATTGTTGCATCGATTTGGGATGTCTATGCTGTGTTTATAGTATTGATTACGATGGGTTTTTGTGCTTTCTTTTGGTCTATTTTTAGTCTGAAAGAGACTTTAATTCTCCATGAAAAACCAAAATATAATTACAAGCAAATAGTCAAAAATATTGGTTTAGATAAATCATTTTGGATTTATGGTGGACTAATTGGAGTGGTAAATGGTGTTATTTTTAGTTATTACGGCGAAGCACCTTTTATTTTTATAGATTATTTTAAATTTACTATTGTTGAATATGGTTGTATTGGATTTGCCATAGCCATAGCAAATTTTTTAGGTGCACGATATTGTAAAAAACTAAATGGCAAAAAATCTCATCAAAGAATTCTCTTTACTGGAAACTGTATATTTTTCTTTGGAACAATAGTCCTTTTATTGGCAGCTATCTTTTTAAAACCTCATTCTGTGATTTTGATTTCTACCTTTTTGGCAGCTATTTTCATTATCTTTTTTGGCTTGGCCTGTATGCTACCCATTTGTTTGAGCAATGCACTGATCAATCATAAAGCAAATTTGGGAATTTCAGGTGCTTTTTTGGGGTTGTATTACTATGCCATTGTAGGTGGAGTCACTTTTCTAATGAGTTTTTTTCATACTTTATCATTATTCGTTCTTCCTTTATTTTTGCTGTTTTGGTTTACAATCAACTCTGTTTTAATATTAATGAATCGAAAATAAACCATTGATTACCGCAACCTAAAAACAACAAGGCTACCTCATCTAGTAAAGGTAGCCTTGTTGTTCTTTATCAACTTAAATTTAAATTATTATCAAGAATGTGATTACAATTCCTTTCTCAATCGAGCCACTGGTATATTCAGTTGCTCTCTATATTTAGCAATAGTTCTTCGGGCAATATTAAAGCCTTTTTCCTTTAACATCCCTACTAGAGCATCATCGGTATAAGGCTTTCTTTTATTCTCTTTATCGATAATATCTTGAAGATGGGTTTTTATTTCCTTAGTGGAAACTTCCTCTCCTTCATCGTTTACTAAACTATCTGAGAACAAATCTTTAAGATATACAATTCCATTAGGAGTGTCTGCATATTTACTTTTCACAACCCTAGAGATGGTTGAGATATCAAAACCTGTAATATCCGCAATATCTTTTAGAATCATCGGCTTTATGCTTTTATCATCTCCAGTAATAAAATATTCATGCTGTAGTTTGATAATCGCATTAATCGTCTGCAACAGCGTATTTTGTCTTTGGTTGATTGCATCTATATACCATTTTGCAGCATCTAGTTTTTGCTTAATAAATAATGCTGCTTGCTTATGTTCTGCAGAGTTCTTATCGTGAGAATAGGTGGTTAAAATATCTCTATACTCTTCTGAAACCCTTAGGGAGGGTGCGTTTTTACTGTTAAGAGCCGCGGTAACCTTATTGTTCTTTACTGAAATCTGAAAATCTGGAATAATCTCTTGATTAATGGTAATCGTTTGAGTATCAAAGTTTCCCCCTACTTTAGGCGACAATTTAGAGATCACGTCTAAGGCATCTTTAAGGTCTTCTTCTTCAATATCGTATTTATTGAGAATTTTTTGATAATGCTTATTGCTAAGGGCTTCAAACTGGTCTTTCAAAATATGATAAGCAAGTGTTACCGCTTTATCTGAGCTTACTTTCTTTTCTATCTGAAGCAATAAACACTCTTGTAAATCTCGTGCTGCTACTCCTGGTGGATCTAGCTTTTGAACGTAATTTAAAAGAATTTCTTCCACCTGCTCTTGGGTTGTATAGACACCTACAGAAAAGGCTAAATCATTTACAATAGATTTCACATCTCTCCTCAGGTACCCATCATTATCCAAATTACCTATAATATACTCTGCAATTTTAAGGTCGTCTTCAGACATTTGTATCATTCGGATTTGCTCAATAAGATACTCATATAAAGACTGCCCTTCTGTAAGCAGGGATTGGTTATCAAACTCTTCATCATCTGACGAATAATTACTAGAAGCTGTTTTATAGGATGGTTCATCATCAAAAAGGTATTCGTCTACATCAAAGTCGGTTTCTATAGATTCGGTACCTTCATCGTCATACAAATCATCACTATTGTAATCCTCTTCTGCATTATCTTCGGTAACTTTTTCCAAGGCAGGGTTCTCTTCCAACTCTCTTTCTAACTCTTCTTCAAACTCTAGAGTATGGAGCTGTATAAGTTTCATCAATTGAATTTGCTGAGGAGCCATTTTTTGGCCTAGTTTAATCTGTAAATTTTGCTTCAACATAACTAATTTGCCTTAAAGTTTTTAGCTTTAGACTTTACGAAGTTAAAGAAAAAAAACGAAACTATAAAGATTTGCATGGTTTTTGCTGTGACACGAAAAATGCAAATAGTTTTTAGTATCCATAAAAAAAGCCTTCAAATTATTGAAGGCTTTTTATTTTATTAAAATTCAGCATTTTTAGGATATCTTGGGAAAGGAATTACATCCCTAATATTGGTCATTCCGGTAATGAATAGTACTAATCTCTCTAATCCTAATCCAAAACCTGCATGAGGAACCGAACCAAATTTTCGGGTATCCATATACCACCATAGTTCTTTTTCATCTACATGCATTTCTTGCATTTTTTGTCTCAACACATCAATTCTTTCTTCTCTTTGAGATCCTCCGATAATTTCACCAATACCTGGGAACAATACGTCCATAGCGGCAACAGTTTTGTTATCTTCATTCATTCTCATATAGAAAGCTTTAATATCTTTAGGATAGTCGAACAGAACTACTGGAGATTCAAAATGTTTTTCTACCAAATATCTTTCATGCTCGGACTGTAAATCAGCTCCCCATCCCTCAATAGGGTACACAAATTTTCTTTTTTTATTTTCTTTAGAGTTTAATAAAATCTCTATTGCCTCTGTATAGCTAACTCTTTTGAATCTTTTTGCAACAACATTTTCCAGCTTCTCGATAAGGCCTTCTTTAGCTCTTTCTTTTTCTGGTTTTTGTTTTTGATCTTCTGCAAAACGTTTATCTAAAAACTGTAAATCATCTTTACAATGATCCAAAACATATTGGATAACATATTTCAAGAAATCTTCAGCTAAATCGATATTGTCCTCAAGATTATTAAACGCTACTTCAGGTTCTATCATCCAGAACTCAGCCAAGTGACGAGTAGTGTTAGAATTTTCAGCACGGAAAGTAGGTCCGAAAGTATAAATCCTACCCAATCCCATTGCAGCAGTTTCTCCTTCTAGCTGTCCTGAAACGGTAAGGTTGGTTTTTCTACCAAAGAAGTCTTGGGAATAGTCTACCTCTCCATTTTCATCTCTTGGGATATTATTAAAATCGAAGTTAGAAACTCCAAACATTTCACCAGCTCCTTCCGCATCTGCTCCGGTAATTAATGGAGTATTAATGTAGAAAAACTGTCTGTCGTTAAAGAAAGAATGAATAGCAAAGCTAATGGCATGACGAACTCTGAATACCGCTCCAAAAAGGTTGGTCCTGAATCTTAAATGCGCTTGCTCACGAAGTTTCTCCAAGCTATGTTTTTTAGGCTGAAGAATAGTGCTTTGCAACTCTTCGGTAAAATTATCTCCTAAGATGCAGATTTTTTTAGCAATAATCTCTATAGTTTGTCCGCTACCTTGGCTTTCCACTACTTCTCCTTCTATCTTAAGTGAAGAAGCGGTATTGATATTTTTAATAATATTTTCGTCGAAATTTTCAAAATCTACAACAATTTGTAAATTATTGATGGTTGATCCATCATTTAGGGCTACAAATCTATTAGAACGGAATGCACGTACCCATCCTTGGATGGTAATATCATGATGCAAAAACTTTTTATAATCTACTAAAAGTTCGCTAATGGTCATTTTATTCATTTCAAAAACTTTAATTCAAGTTGTGCAAATTTAAGGAAGATATAATAGTATTTCAAGTTTAAAAGAATTTAAAAAGGATTATTTTTAAAATTCTCATCTTATTGACTAAAAAAGCAGATAAAAACCACGTTCTCATCTGCTTTTGCTTTATCTTATACTGAAAAATATTTCAAGATTAGTATCTATAATATTCCGGTTTGAAAGGACCTTCCACGGTTACTCCAATATATTTAGCTTGCTCTTCAGAAAGAGTTTCTAGCTCTACTCCTAATTTTGCTAAGTGTAAAGCAGCTACCTTTTCATCCAAGTGTTTTGGTAAGGTATATACTTTATTTTCATAACGATCTGAATGTTGCCATAGTTCCATTTGAGCTAAAGTCTGATTGGTAAATGAGTTAGACATTACAAAAGAAGGGTGACCTGTTGCACAACCAAGATTTACCAAACGTCCTTCTGCTAAGATAATAATATCCTTACCGTTGATTACGTATTTATCTACCTGAGGCTTAATTTCCACTTTGGTATCTCCATAGTTAGCATTCAACCAAGCCATATCGATTTCGTTATCGAAGTGTCCAATGTTACAAACGATAGTTTTATCTTTCATTTTCTCAAAATGCTCACCTCTTACAATTCCAAAGTTTCCTGTGGTAGTGATAATGATATCTGCATTCTCTACAACGGTTTCCAATTTTTTAACTTCGTAACCTTCCATAGCCGCTTGTAATGCACAGATTGGATCGATTTCAGTAACAGTAACAATTGCACCTGTTCCTCTGAAAGATGCCGCAGTACCTTTACCTACGTCTCCATAACCGCAAACCACTACTCTTTTTCCTGCCAACATTACATCGGTAGCTCTTCTGATAGCATCTACAGCAGATTCTCTACAACCGTATTTATTATCGAATTTAGATTTCGTTACAGAGTCGTTTACGTTAATTGCAGGAATTACTAAAGTTCCGTTTTGCATTCTTTCATACAATCTGTGTACTCCTGTAGTTGTTTCTTCGGATAAACCTTTGATGTCTTTTGTTAATTCTGGATATTTATCAAAAACCATATTGGTAAGGTCTCCACCGTCATCCAAAATCATGTTAAGAGGTTTTCTTTCTTCACCAAAGAATAAAGTTTGCTCAATACACCAGTCGAATTCTTCTTCGTTCATCCCCTTCCATGCGTAAACAGGGATTCCAGCAGCAGCAATAGCAGCAGCAGCGTGATCCTGTGTAGAGAAAATATTACAAGAAGACCAAGTAACTTCCGCACCTAAAGCGACCAAAGTCTCGATAAGAACAGCTGTTTGAATAGTCATATGAAGACATCCTGCAATCCTAGCACCTTTTAAAGGTTGCTGAGGACCAAACTCTTCACGTAGGGACATTAGACCTGGCATTTCAGCTTCTGCCAATTCTATTTCTTTTCTTCCCCATTCAGCTAGGGAAATATCTTTAACTTTGTACGGTACAAATTGAGTTTTTGCTTCCATAAATCTTTGGATTTAATAATAATATTTATGCAAATTTACAATCTAATATTCGATTAACAAAATGCCTTTATATCAAGATTTTTCAAATAATAAAGCCAAAATCTGGATTTGGAAATATGATGAAAACGACCTACTAAACCCTCATGAACTGCTTCATGATGAAGAGTTTTTGAAATGGGAGAAATACCATCCTAAAAAACAATCGGAAATGTTGATGGTTAGGAAAATGCTTAAAGATTACCTCCCTCATTGTATGATTAAGTATTTCGATAATGGTGAACCGTACTTGGAAAATTCTTCTTTTGAAATTTCCATTACCCATTCTTTTCCCTTTGCTGCTCTTGCTATTGGTCGTAAAAAAATAGGCATCGACCTTGAGAAAGTAAAGGATAAAATCATCAAAATTGAAAACAAATTCATCTTACATGAATTTCAATTTATCCCCGAAGGCAAATCTCGTGAAGAATACCTCACCGCTATTTGGTGTGTAAAGGAAGCTTTGTATAAAATACATTCTTCAAAATTTTGGTCTTTAAAGAAAAATTACGAGGTACTCCCCTTCGATATCAATAGTGGAGAAATGATAAAATGTAGGGTATATAATGATGAGTTTTCAGATTATTTTTCAGCGAATTTAAAAAGATTCGACAATTTTATTTTCGCAGAAGTATCCGAGTGATTCTCCTGGGACAATAATTTATGAAGAATTTTAAGATGTCCTTCGGTAAGGTTATTTATCAACACCAAAAGCTCATTAATACTTTTCAATTGGCTTAGCTTACTAATCTGATCGGGATGGGTACTAAAAGAAGCTTCTTTTTCCAAAATCTCCCTTTTACGTTTTTGTAGCAAGGTTTCTATTTTATCCGAAGGCTCTTTATAATCTATGAATGGAGATTTATCTTTTTCTGTAACCCCTTCTTCCTCCAGCAAAATTTGCATTTCGATAAAATTGCACATAATTTTCTTCATCCAATTTTCGATATCCACCTCTGTATAATTTTCTCTTTTTTGGGCATACATCGAAAGAGAGGCGATATAAGCCGTGAGCAGCTGAGTGGTATTTACAAATTGGTGTACTCTTCTCATCGCCAAATGTTGTTGTGCTTTAGGGTCTGAAATCATTTTTTGGAAATTATCCGACAAGTTGGCCAATGCAATAATAGCATCCTTTCTTTTCTCTTTAAAAACCTGAATTTTATCCTCGTCTTTATCCATCAGCATTTGGCAAACAACATAGAAATATTCTTTATTCTTTTTAATCATCTGTGCCAAATGATTTTTATTCTGAGTCCTTTCCCATACAGGAAGTACAAAGTAAGAAACCACAAGGCTTATTGCCGACCCTATCAACGTATCCAATACTCTGTCTTTAAATAAATCTTGGAATTTTCCTGGGGAAAATATATTAAAAGACATAAAAACATACATGGTCATAAAAAATACAGCAATTGCATATTTATTTTTTATGAAAGCATAACAAAGCGTCATACTCACCAATAGTATTGCCAACAGTATATTGCTATCTTGTATGTAATATAAAATAGCAAAACTAACTACCGCTCCTGCAAAAGTACCTCCCAAACGCATTAGATTTCGCTCTTTGGTGTTGCTAAAAGCTGGTTTTTGAATAGCCAATATCGCGATAAGGATCCAATAAGAGTGCCCTAGATGCTCAAAAATTAATAAAGAAACAACATATCCCATTACCAAAGCTGTGGTAATCCTTACAGCATGCCGAAAGTGTAAGGACTTTAGCGACATGTTTAGCCTTAGCAATTTAAAATTAAACTTCTCTACTTTAGGAGCAAAACGCTCATAATCCAACCCCGAGGAGAGACTTTTTGCCAACTTAGGATCGTAACTAGAAGCGCGATAGATAGTTTTTATTTTTTTGGTAATTTCCGTAAAGTTCATCAGTATCTGACGAAGCATCATAAAGTCTTGGAAATTTTCATGAGACATCTCCTTATTCCTAAGCTTAAAATATGCTTTATGGCAACTCATCAACTCTCTATCCAAATTATAAATAGGATAAGCTTTTTGATTGGATTGTACAGCAATACCTATATTCAGAACTTCTTCGGAAAGGATTAATATATACTTATGAAAATTGAGCAATATTTTCTTCTGCCCAAATTTTTCTTGAAGGGTTTTATAATTCTGCTGGGAAGTAAAAATCTGCTCGAATAGATCGATACTTTTCAAAAACATCAACATGATGATCCTACTGGTAGTTGTAGATTCATTAATAAACCTACGTGTTGTAAACAAGATTTCTCTTAAATTCTCTTGATGCTTTTTTAAATGAATCTGAGACGTCATCAGATTCTGATAAAGCGTATCAAAGTTGGGATGATCTAAATAAAATTTCGATTTAATCTTTAAATAGTTCCCTAGCTCTATGAAATTTTCACCCAAAATCTGCTTAATCAGTAAATAAGGTGAAATTTTAGTCATAATTAAAAACAACAGAAAAGACCAGCTTGCTCCTAAAGCAATAATTATAGCTGTTTCTACTGGCTTTCCACCTGCAAAATGTCCATCACTTAAAATCGCAAAAACTACCAAACTTAAAGAGCCCAAAGAGGCTAACCTCGTCCCATATACCCCAATCAGCGAAAAGAACATCCCGAAAATGATGATTTCGGCCACCACCAAAATAGGATAAGGATAACTGAACCCTATAATTAACGATATAAAAAAGAAAGACAATATCGTTAAAATAAATGTATTTCTCCTCCTTACAAACGGCCCTGGTTGATCCACGTTAATAGCCATTAACGTCCCCAGAGGAAAGGCAAAATATTCCTTCAACATCCCGAAATAAGCCAAGATAATACATGGGAGAACCACCGAAAATGTCATCCTTATTCCATAATAGATGTACTGGCTGGTCATGAATTTCTTGAGATCGGTAATTGTCGTCATGAAGGAAAATAAAGGCTATAAGTTTGTATAAAAATACTAAAAAAGGGACTTCTAAAAAAGGGACTTCTAAAAAAGAAATCCCTAATTTTTATTTAATCTCTGAGGAAAGACCTCTGGAGAGTAATTTTTGATGCATAGGTTTCAGCAGCTCTAAACTGCCTGTCTTCACCGTACATTTACCTTTAAAGTGCACTAGTAATGTGCATTGTTCGGCTTGTTCTGGAGTATGATTGCAAATCTCTATCAGGCTATCAATTACAAAATCAAAAGTATTTACATCATCATTATGCAATACTAATCGATTGTCTTCTTCTGTCCTATCCATTACCAAGACTTCTTCTTCCTGTTCATGGAAAGGTTTGTCTTTGTGGTTTGTATTAATGTTCATGGGCTTCTTGGTTTTCAACTTCCGAATCTAATTTTCCAGTATAAACAATCTCTACAAGTTCTACGCCACGATTTTGCATTTTCAGAATTTTAAAATGATAACCGTTGATGTCAAATTCTTGATTCTCTTCAGGAATATCATTTAACTCTGTCATGATTAAACCTGCTAATGTATTATATTGCTCAGGATTTTCAGGCAACTGTTCTGGAATACATTCATTAATTTCTTCCAAAGGCTGAGAAGCTTGAACCCAGTAAGTATTTTCTCCTACTTTTTCCACTATTTTATCTTCTTCATCCTCTTCATCCTGAATTTCTCCTACCAATTCTTCCAAGATATCTTCTAGGGAAATAATCCCTTCGGTCCCTCCAAACTCATCAATAACAATTGCTAAGTGTTGTTTTTTGGTTTGGAAAACCTTCATCAAATCTGAAATCTTTTTACTTCCTACCACAAAAGTAGGTTCATGAAGAAGGGTGGTAATATCAAAAGTATCCCATTCATCCAGATTTTTCACATATTCTCTGATAAACTCTTTGGTATAAAAAATCCCAATAATGTTATCTATAGAGCCGTCATAAACAGGAATACGAGAGTAACCACTGTCCAATACTTTTTCTACAATATCTTGTTTCTCATCATTAATATTAATGGAGAATATATTCTGTCTAGGTACCATAATTTGTTTTGCACTATGGTCCGTAAAGTCGAAAGCATTTTTGATGATTTCGTAATTTTCTTCTTCAATTTCTCCACCATCAGCACTTTGTTTTACCAATAGCTGTAACTCTTCTGTGGAATGTATTTCACTCTCCCCCGCAGGGTGGATATTAATCATCCTTAAAAAGCTATTGGAAATAGAGTTCATCAACCAAATAAATGGTCTAAAAATATTATAGAATAATATTAATGGATAGGCTATAAAGAAGGTTGTAGATTCTGATTTTCGGATGGCTATTGATTTAGGAACCAGCTCTCCGAATACGATATGCATCATCGTAATGATAAGGAAACTTCCTACTACCGAAAAAGTAGTAATGGTAGTATCTGCTACAGCAATATTAAGGGAATGGAACAATCCTTCAAAAATATGGTGTAAAGCACTTTCTCCTACCCAACCGAGTGCTAGACTGGCAAGGGTTATCCCTAATTGTGTTGCAGAAAGATATGCATCCAAATGGCGGATAATGGTTTCTGCTTTTTTTGCTAAAGCATTTCCTTCAGCAGCTTTTAATTGAATTTGGGAATAACGTACTTTAACGATAGAGAATTCTGCGGCTACGAAAAAGCCATTTAATAAAACTAAGAGTATTGCAATAAGAAGTTTGACAAAACTATCGGGGTCCATTTAACTTGTTAATAAAATATTTAGTTGCAAAGATAAAAAATTATTTAACAATGAACATTGTAATATCTTTACATACCTGAAATAAAATTTAAAAATAATGCTACTAATAACAATCAGTTAGCAACCTTCCATCTTTTTTAAACTGTTGAAAATCTAAATGATTCTCTACGCAAATAGCTTCTAAAATTTTCTCTATATCATGTTGCATCTTTAGAGCTCCACAAATCATAATATAGCCATCCCCTTTCAAGATTTCGGTAAATAAAGCCTGATCTCTTTTCACAAGACCCATCACATATTGTTTCTTCACTTCTCGAGAATAAGCCAAATGCAAATGAGCTAGCTTCCCTTTTTCTTGATTTTCAACTGCAAAATTTTGGTAAGACTTTGTAAGTTGATTATCATATCTAAAACCAGCATAGAGATGAGCATCTACAGCTTGGGTATTCTCTTCTATCATTCCTAGGAAAGGGGCAATCCCTGTCCCATTAGCGATCATTGCTACCTTAGAAGCTTTTTTAGGGAAATGGAATTCAGGATTTTCCATAATCCTTGCTTTTATCATGGAACCTTCTTTAAGGTGATACAAAAAGTTTGAACCTAAACCTCCTTCAAACAACTTCACTACCAATTGTAAATTTCCGCCTACTTTTCCTATAGAA encodes:
- a CDS encoding FUSC family membrane protein codes for the protein MTTITDLKKFMTSQYIYYGIRMTFSVVLPCIILAYFGMLKEYFAFPLGTLMAINVDQPGPFVRRRNTFILTILSFFFISLIIGFSYPYPILVVAEIIIFGMFFSLIGVYGTRLASLGSLSLVVFAILSDGHFAGGKPVETAIIIALGASWSFLLFLIMTKISPYLLIKQILGENFIELGNYLKIKSKFYLDHPNFDTLYQNLMTSQIHLKKHQENLREILFTTRRFINESTTTSRIIMLMFLKSIDLFEQIFTSQQNYKTLQEKFGQKKILLNFHKYILILSEEVLNIGIAVQSNQKAYPIYNLDRELMSCHKAYFKLRNKEMSHENFQDFMMLRQILMNFTEITKKIKTIYRASSYDPKLAKSLSSGLDYERFAPKVEKFNFKLLRLNMSLKSLHFRHAVRITTALVMGYVVSLLIFEHLGHSYWILIAILAIQKPAFSNTKERNLMRLGGTFAGAVVSFAILYYIQDSNILLAILLVSMTLCYAFIKNKYAIAVFFMTMYVFMSFNIFSPGKFQDLFKDRVLDTLIGSAISLVVSYFVLPVWERTQNKNHLAQMIKKNKEYFYVVCQMLMDKDEDKIQVFKEKRKDAIIALANLSDNFQKMISDPKAQQHLAMRRVHQFVNTTQLLTAYIASLSMYAQKRENYTEVDIENWMKKIMCNFIEMQILLEEEGVTEKDKSPFIDYKEPSDKIETLLQKRKREILEKEASFSTHPDQISKLSQLKSINELLVLINNLTEGHLKILHKLLSQENHSDTSAKIKLSNLFKFAEK
- a CDS encoding ATP-dependent Clp protease adaptor ClpS, encoding MNINTNHKDKPFHEQEEEVLVMDRTEEDNRLVLHNDDVNTFDFVIDSLIEICNHTPEQAEQCTLLVHFKGKCTVKTGSLELLKPMHQKLLSRGLSSEIK
- a CDS encoding hemolysin family protein — protein: MDPDSFVKLLIAILLVLLNGFFVAAEFSIVKVRYSQIQLKAAEGNALAKKAETIIRHLDAYLSATQLGITLASLALGWVGESALHHIFEGLFHSLNIAVADTTITTFSVVGSFLIITMMHIVFGELVPKSIAIRKSESTTFFIAYPLILFYNIFRPFIWLMNSISNSFLRMINIHPAGESEIHSTEELQLLVKQSADGGEIEEENYEIIKNAFDFTDHSAKQIMVPRQNIFSININDEKQDIVEKVLDSGYSRIPVYDGSIDNIIGIFYTKEFIREYVKNLDEWDTFDITTLLHEPTFVVGSKKISDLMKVFQTKKQHLAIVIDEFGGTEGIISLEDILEELVGEIQDEEDEEDKIVEKVGENTYWVQASQPLEEINECIPEQLPENPEQYNTLAGLIMTELNDIPEENQEFDINGYHFKILKMQNRGVELVEIVYTGKLDSEVENQEAHEH